Below is a window of Mucilaginibacter ginkgonis DNA.
GTTCTCAGGTGTTAAAGTCGGCACCATAAAAGACATTAAATTTACGGGTGTATCGCAGGTGTACGTAACCATGAACATCGATAAAAACGCGCAGCAGTATATCCGCCGTAATGCCGGTGTGCGTGTTAGTGCCGAAGGTTTTATTGGAAACAAACTCATAGTTATAGAAGGTGGCAGCCCCAGTGCGCCGGTTATAGAAGATGGCGACAGGCTTAATGCTGTACCAACAATGTCGACAGACGATATCACCAAAACGCTGCAAAAAAATAACCTTAACTTATTAGCTATCACATCTGATTTTAAGGCACTTACCCGTAAGATTATTGAAGGCAAAGGCATGGTTGGCCAATTGATGACAGACTCTACAGTGGCTATGCGTTTCCGCAATATGGTTACTAAACTTGACGAGACCAGCAACAGCACAGCGTCTATGGCGCATCAATTGCAAGCTTACGGCGTTAAGCTGAATAGCAAAGATGGTCTGGCTAATAAACTGGTTACCGATACGGCAACATTCAAGAAATTCGAAGCAGCGGTTGAGCAGCTAAGACAAACCACTAAAGCCGCTAATACCTTTACGCAAAACCTAAATAAAGCAAGCGAGAAGCTAAACAGTACAGACAATGTTTTGGGGGTTTTGCTAAACGACAAAAAAAGTGCTACGCAAGTACAAAGCAGCATTAACAACCTGCAGGAAGGTTCTGTAAAACTTAACGACGACCTGGAAGCAGCACAGCATAACTTCTTTTTAAAAGGTTTTTTTAAAAAACGTGCCAAGCAGCAGGAAGAACAGAAAAAGTTG
It encodes the following:
- a CDS encoding MlaD family protein; its protein translation is MNNADNKKAIWVGVFIAIGIAIFIVGVLTFGNERKTFSNGLHISAVFNDVNGLTKGNNVWFSGVKVGTIKDIKFTGVSQVYVTMNIDKNAQQYIRRNAGVRVSAEGFIGNKLIVIEGGSPSAPVIEDGDRLNAVPTMSTDDITKTLQKNNLNLLAITSDFKALTRKIIEGKGMVGQLMTDSTVAMRFRNMVTKLDETSNSTASMAHQLQAYGVKLNSKDGLANKLVTDTATFKKFEAAVEQLRQTTKAANTFTQNLNKASEKLNSTDNVLGVLLNDKKSATQVQSSINNLQEGSVKLNDDLEAAQHNFFLKGFFKKRAKQQEEQKKLQQQNSATPAGTPQQ